The Streptomyces durmitorensis genome contains the following window.
CAGCCGCAGGCCAACCCTGTGGGGTTCTTCCCGCAGGACGACGGGACGATCCTGATCGGGGGGTATGCCTTGGGGAGCACGAAGAAGTGGCGCAATCTGCAGGGGAATCCGAAGGTGTCGCTGGTCGTGGACGACATGGTGAGTGAGCGGCCGTGGAAGGTGCGGGGGGTCGACATCCGTGGGGATGCGGAACTCCTCACGGGGCCACATGACTTGGGCCCTCACTTCAGTGAGGAGCTGATCCGGATTCATCCTC
Protein-coding sequences here:
- a CDS encoding PPOX class F420-dependent oxidoreductase, with amino-acid sequence MTEFSEAERAYLKSQRLGRMASVDATGQPQANPVGFFPQDDGTILIGGYALGSTKKWRNLQGNPKVSLVVDDMVSERPWKVRGVDIRGDAELLTGPHDLGPHFSEELIRIHPRRIHSWGLEQ